A window of Trichomycterus rosablanca isolate fTriRos1 chromosome 5, fTriRos1.hap1, whole genome shotgun sequence contains these coding sequences:
- the golga4 gene encoding golgin subfamily A member 4 isoform X4, whose amino-acid sequence MFKKLKQKINEEQLPQKNVLSPQQAQMSLGAKRGKPPGLHQDPPSCLSDKEREEPQSLAQKLQQRVSSVESLFRGSVRAEGIFRSGSRDSLVRSASRDSLNILGENDFLSGPSYDPPSDIESEAEEAPANTETFSKEQLLHCLHRVEKSLATYRGKYSELVIAYRTVQRDKEKTQAILSQSQDKALRRIGELREELQMDQQAKKQLQEEFDAVLEEKDQIITVLQTQVALMKKRLHGDHEGSVSPKEDNSYISDHIQSISDPQSNAQGESLELNLEGSGEPGTSVELEVLHKRVQRQETLLQRCRQLIETNKERSAQLSSENEALQQQLQERLQELEKIKELHTTEKTKLITQLKDAKNLIEQLEQDKGMVIAETKRQMHETLEMKEEEIAQLRSKIKQTVAQKEGIQEQKERAEKAAFEELERALGVAQRAEESRRQHQDCMEAQIKDVEQASKKEKRILQQELTRVKEEVVNIMKRSTEDKIVEMEQLHSEALASKDQEISALINQAVEKCRKEQLQTAKEKEQQASLALEEVLLQKSALQTEGEKKARELLLELESARTRILDLESSLVKSSSEKITQTDQHSGEIEEQKSMHEVEIAAIEERHQQNLERLRAELTETLNQQHSTAAEELVQYHKSEIKSILKDKEMQFHAHVEDMNQKMLEKMDLKQTELEAMSFKLSDMHNSRQQLEEKLAAFESENESAQKEIKLRLNEEQLKLQSELENIKHQHEQSFKEMEKTFKEELNQLNLALKEKDKELEQYVLQERILLEDATKAQQNVERQLGEMEELRHIAQSERDALAEANAQLITLREEIEQAKNELQNAQKLLDEIRNECKRTQNCLQQKTDENKELQQKVQQAMNDMTEKENSHAEMHKTMQEEQNCLKKQLDEEKCAYEKRFKQKAKEMQEKLKKKLEQREENYKAELVKRDKDLQQKEQQVMVLEMTQANTESLSSAVSDMEANHKEQLEKLREVHKQKQKELLCYWQEKLSQQEKELKEKHLLALQENVQELEGISQKLLTSIDEKELVVKETKNLREELAIRETTVQKLHAELRDAAVKLENLSGEEDMLKKQLETMEKNLNQALNERNNFQDLLCKVEDTSKERIQALSEDLEDTYKKLNVLETSRCKEDESMHTILEEKTIELETKEREFVTQISNISKELENHCQGAQVVLNDLFDDLYNTLEAKVMKLQNKITYSQAKLCNFKKVIVTKNEKICCLETELQQAMEESHNLKNALNQLASQLSALTLEKETLQKDSNNHSQLLSEKVACIEKLNAENKNLSNQLESNTLHISHLENIIDDLKKQLTEKEEAISMLNHQHNEEKQSQMEDTVQKVENEKRLALESKVQNQTTVEHLQCKILDTERQIAEKDEHLQRLTASIENQSISKSEMDQVLSEKEQRVSALTLELDNCTRRVIELEVQLEQQAKKQEQELVELQQNHGILEREKTTLIEQLQQAKEQRSQKNDLEIKLHSLEREVKNTKQELESQQKDFEREKAYILKSQAEALKAAEESAGKAAELKRKAEQKISSIRKQLTSQIEQKEQTIKDMQVHLDDISQRQNQKEQQMKDMEKNVKVMEEIINNLRKEHTKLMEPMEQQLVQQHNETQDNQNSLQIAIIDKKLTAKKFAEDETDAVCRQMEGEALTRLREVEARLAESEKQNIAHQAKIGDLKTELFKQTALVQELQKTCLEVNVKEKNDTQIEQCSVRQTASLLQIDPVRAKDKKEEPWIENELKIQDLNRKIEEKNDQLKAQENLQMGLSKSESEHYIPESRSPENHLQRKLVETENEKKKMSKDYAQLQKDLRSLRKEHEKELEYLRKEMAEENAKKIKLDIEDLDMKHNSALKQMMREFNTQMALKEKELQDSVREAIEKAQSVEAELIRSHQEEASQLQIIIGQKEDDIKKTVQRYEQVLQSREEEMGTRVCEVQNELEELRQRSQSAPKSIEELQVQLAAKTTLLSEARLKEQEYQDRIHTLEDTIRGAYKNSVVTHLGTTYNEPSHYPIDSLTEPAEFEYLRKVMFEYMMGRETKNSLQKPYVSM is encoded by the exons AGGGAGGAACCACAGTCTCTTGCTCAAAAGCTACAGCAGAGGGTATCCTCAGTTGAGTCTCTCTTCCGGGGCTCAGTACGTGCTGAGGGGATTTTTCGCTCTGGCTCCAGGGATAGCCTGGTTCGTAGTGCATCTCGGGATTCTCTCAATATTCTGGGGGAGAATGATTTTCTTTCAGGCCCGTCCTACGACCCCCCATCTGACATCGAGAGTGAGGCTGAGGAGGCACCTGCCAACACAGAGACTTTTTCCAAAGAGCAACTCTTGCATTGTCTACATAGGGTGGAGAAAAGCCTAGCAACGTATAGAGGGAAATACTCTGAG CTGGTGATTGCCTATAGAACAGTACAGAGAGATAAAGAGAAAACGCAG GCTATTCTCAGCCAGAGTCAGGACAAAGCACTACGGAGAATAGGAGAACTTAGAGAG GAGCTGCAAATGGATCAACAGGCCAAGAAGCAACTGCAGGAGGAGTTTGATGCAGTTTTAGAGGAAAAAGACCAGATAATTACTGTGTTGCAGACTcag GTTGCTCTTATGAAAAAACGACTACATGGTGACCATGAGGGTTCGGTATCACCTAAGGAAGACAACTCCTACATTTCTGATCATATTCAAAGTATATCTGATCCTCAAAGCAATGCTCAAGGGGAAAGCCTAGAGTTAAACCtgg AGGGCAGTGGTGAGCCAGGTACATCTGTGGAGTTGGAAGTTTTGCATAAGCGAGTACAAAGGCAGGAGACGCTGTTGCAGCGCTGCAGGCAGCTTATCGAAACCAACAAGGAGCGCAGCGCTCAGCTCAGCAGTGAGAACGAGGCCCTGCAGCAGCAACTTCAGGAGAGACTGCAAGAGCTGGAAAAGATAAAG GAACTTCACACCACTGAGAAAACCAAGCTTATCACACAGCTGAAGGATGCCAAAAACCTTATTGAACAGCTGGAGCAGGACAAG GGCATGGTTATTGCTGAGACGAAGCGGCaaatgcatgagactctggagATGAAAGAGGAGGAGATTGCTCAGTTGCGCTCCAAGATCAAACAGACTGTTGCCCAGAAAGAAGGAATACAAGAGCAAAAGGAAAGAGCAGAAAAagctg CATTTGAGGAGCTGGAACGGGCCTTGGGTGTGGCACAGCGAGCAGAAGAATCACGGCGCCAGCACCAAGACTgcatggaggcacagataaAGGATGTAGAGCAAGCcagtaagaaagaaaaaaggattCTACAGCAGGAGCTTACCAGAGTCAAAGAGGAGGTGGTAAATATCATGAAG AGGTCTACAGAAGATAAGATAGTGGAAATGGAACAGCTGCACTCTGAAGCTTTGGCTAGTAAGGATCAGGAAATAAGTGCCCTGATAAACCAGGCAGTG gAGAAATGTCGTAAAGAGCAACTACAAACAGCAAAAGAGAAGGAGCAGCAGGCCTCTTTGGCTTTGGAAGAAGTATTGCTGCAAAAGTCAGCCCTGCAGACTGAGGGTGAGAAGAAAGCCAGGGAACTGCTACTAGAGCTAGAGAGTGCCAGAACT AGAATTCTTGACCTAGAGAGTTCTTTGGTGAAGTCCTCAAGCGAAAAGATTACCCAGACAGATCAGCATTCAGGAGAGATTGAAGAACAGAAGAGTATGCATGAAGTTGAAATAGCTGCCATAGAAGAGAGACATCAGCAGAATCTGGAGAGATTAAGGGCAGAACTGACAGAGACTTTGAATCAGCAGCACTCTACTGCTGCTGAAGAACTAGTGCAATATCACAAGTCTGAAATTAAATCCATTTTAAAAGACAAAGAAATGCAATTTCATGCTCATGTTGAGGACATGAATCAAAAAATGTTGGAGAAAATGGATCTTAAACAAACTGAGCTGGAAGCtatgtcttttaaactcagtGACATGCATAATAGTAGACAACAGCTAGAGGAGAAGCTTGCAGCTTTTGAGTCTGAAAATGAGTCAGCTCAAAAAGAAATTAAGCTAAGATTAAATGAGGAACAGTTAAAACTTCAGTCTGAGCTTGAAAATATAAAGCATCAACATGAACAATCTTTTAAAGAAATGGAAAAAACTTTTAAAGAAGAGTTAAATCAACTGAATTTGGCACTAAAGGAGAAAGATAAAGAGTTGGAGCAATATGTTTTACAAGAAAGAATATTACTGGAGGATGCCACAAAGGCTCAACAGAATGTTGAGAGACAGTTAGGGGAAATGGAAGAGCTACGACACATTGCACAGTCTGAAAGGGATGCCTTGGCTGAGGCTAATGCTCAGCTTATCACTCTGAGAGAGGAAATCGAGCAGGCAAAGAATGAATTACAAAATGCACAGAAGCTTCTTGACGAAATTCGTAATGAGTGCAAGCGAACACAAAACTGTCTGCAACAGAAGACTGATGAAAACAAAGAACTACAGCAAAAAGTACAACAAGCAATGAATGACATGACTGAAAAAGAGAATTCACATGCTGAAATGCACAAAACAATGCAAGAGGAGCAAAATTGCTTAAAGAAGCAGTTAGATGAAGAAAAATGTGCTTATGAGAAGAGATTTAAACAGAAAGCCAAGGAAATGCaggaaaagttaaaaaaaaaacttgagcaACGAGAGGAAAATTACAAAGCTGAGTTAGTGAAAAGGGATAAAGATCTTCAGCAGAAAGAACAACAGGTAATGGTACTAGAGATGACTCAGGCTAACACAGAAAGCCTAAGTAGTGCTGTATCTGACATGGAGGCAAATCACAAGGAGCAGTTAGAAAAGCTGCGCGAGGTCCACAAACAGAAACAGAAGGAACTTTTATGTTACTGGCAGGAGAAGCTAAGCCAGCAGGAAAAAGAGTTGAAGGAGAAACATTTGCTGGCATTGCAGGAGAATGTGCAAGAGTTGGAGGGCATCTCTCAAAAGCTTTTAACCAGCATAGATGAGAAGGAGTTAGTTGTTAAAGAAACAAAGAATCTTAGGGAAGAGCTTGCAATAAGAGAAACAACTGTGCAGAAACTTCATGCAGAACTTAGGGACGCTGCTGTGAAGCTAGAAAATTTATCTGGTGAAGAGGATATGCTTAAAAAGCAACTAGAAACTATGGAGAAGAACTTAAACCAAGCCTTGAATGAAAGAAACAACTTTCAGGATCTGTTATGTAAGGTAGAGGACACCAGTAAAGAGAGAATACAGGCTCTCTCTGAAGACCTAGAAGACACATACAAGAAGCTCAATGTACTTGAAACATCCAGATGTAAGGAGGATGAGAGTATGCACACGATTCTTGAAGAAAAAACTATTGAGCTTGAAACTAAAGAAAGAGAATTTGTAACACAAATCTCTAATATTAGCAAGGAGTTGGAGAATCACTGTCAAGGTGCACAAGTAGTGctaaatgatttatttgatgATCTGTACAATACACTAGAGGCCAAAGTCATGAAGCTACAAAATAAGATTACATATAGTCAAGCAAAACTGTGCAATTTCAAAAAAGTCATTGTGACCAAGAACGAAAAAATTTGTTGTTTAGAGACAGAGCTTCAACAAGCCATGGAGGAGAGCCATAATCTTAAAAATGCACTTAACCAGCTGGCTTCTCAGCTTAGTGCCTTAACACTTGAGAAAGAAACTTTGCAAAAGGATTCTAACAATCACTCCCAACTACTTTCTGAAAAAGTCGCTTGTATAGAGAAACTTAATGCAGAAAACAAAAACTTATCTAATCAACTTGAATCAAATACTTTGCATATCAGTCATTTGGAGAACATCATAGATGATCTTAAAAAGCAGTTAACTGAAAAAGAAGAAGCCATATCTATGCTGAATCATCAGCACAATGAGGAAAAGCAAAGCCAAATGGAGGATACAGTACAAAAAGTGGAGAATGAAAAGAGATTAGCTCTTGAGTCCAAGGTTCAAAACCAAACCACTGTTGAACATCTTCAATGCAAAATATTGGACACGGAAAGACAGATTGCAGAGAAGGACGAGCATCTTCAGAGACTCACTGCCAGTATTGAGAATCAGTCCATCAGTAAATCAGAAATGGACCAGGTGCTGAGTGAAAAAGAGCAGCGAGTAAGTGCTTTGACTTTAGAGCTGGACAACTGCACAAGAAGGGTTATTGAGCTGGAGGTACAACTTGAACAACAGGCAAAAAAACAAGAACAGGAATTGGTTGAGTTGCAGCAAAACCATGGTATATTAGAGAGGGAAAAGACAACACTAATTGAGCAGCTTCAGCAAGCCAAAGAGCAGAGATCACAGAAAAATGATTTAGAAATAAAACTCCATTCTTTAGAGAGAGAGGTAAAAAATACCAAACAAGAACTCGAAAGTCAGCAAAAAGACTTTGAGAGGGAAAAGGCATACATACTAAAGTCACAAGCAGAGGCTTTGAAGGCAGCTGAGGAGAGTGCAGGAAAAGCAGCTGAGCTGAAAAGAAAAGCTGAGCAAAAAATCAGCTCAATTCGGAAGCAGCTGACTTCACAGATTGAACAAAAAGAGCAGACTatcaaagatatgcaagtgcaTCTGGATGACATCAGCCAGAGACAGAATCAAAAGGAACAACAGATGAAAGACATGGAAAAGAATGTGAAGGTCATGGAGGAGATCATCAACAACCTAAGAAAAGAGCACACAAAACTCATGGAACCGATGGAACAGCAGCTCGTGCAACAGCATAACGAAACACAAGACAACCAAAATTCTCTGCAAATCGCAATTATAGACAAGAAGTTAACAGCTAAGAAATTTGCAGAAGATGAGACTGATGCTGTGTGCAGACAAATGGAAGGAGAAGCCCTTACCAGGCTCAGAGAGGTTGAGGCTAGACTCGCTGAATCTGAAAAACAGAACATTGCTCATCAAGCTAAAATTGGTGACCTTAAAACAGAACTGTTTAAACAGACTGCATTGGTTCAGGAGCTCCAGAAGACTTGTCTTGAGGTCAATGTTAAAGAGAAAAATGACACACAAATAGAACAGTGCTCTGTAAGGCAGACTGCCAGTTTGTTACAAATTGACCCTGTGAGAGCCAAGGACAAAAAAGAAGAACCCTGGATAGAAAATGAGTTGAAGATCCAAGATCTCAATAGGAAAATAGAGGAAAAAAATGATCAGCTTAAAGCCCAGGAAAACCTACAGATGGGACTTAGTAAGAGTGAGAGTGAACATTATATTCCAGAGTCCAGGAGTCCAGAGAACCATCTACAaagaaaactggtggaaactgaaaatgaaaagaagAAAATGTCAAAGGATTATGCCCAGTTGCAGAAAGACCTTCGTTCATTGAGGAAAGAACATGAAAAAGAGTTAGAATACCTTAGAAAAGAAATGGCTGAGgagaatgcaaaaaaaattaa ACTTGACATAGAAGATTTGGATATGAAGCATAATTCTGCACTTAAGCAGATGATGAGGGAGTTCAACACCCAGATGGCTTTAAAGGAGAAAGAACTTCAAGATTCAGTAAGGGAGGCCATTG AAAAGGCGCAAAGTGTTGAAGCTGAGCTAATAAGAAGCCATCAAGAGGAGGCTAGTCAGCTGCAGATAATAATTGGCCAAAAAGAAGATGATATCAAAAAAACTGTCCAGCGTTATGAGCAAGTCCTTCAG AGTCGAGAGGAAGAGATGGGCACTCGAGTGTGTGAGGTACAGAATGAGCTGGAGGAGTTGCGGCAAAGGAGTCAAAGTGCTCCAAAG AGTATTGAGGAACTTCAG